In one window of Nocardia brasiliensis DNA:
- a CDS encoding glutamate ABC transporter substrate-binding protein, whose protein sequence is MKTRLILAGLLAGATVLVAGCGSGDLPAPSTMDAVNPLPAGATEIAASPQPAGESGCDSEATLRPPAQQPGPGAMPPGSPMAAIAANGRLRVGVDQNTYLFGFRDPGTGQLRGFDIDIAREIAKDILGDPDKIELRSVTAAERISALRDKKVDLIVRTFSATCERRKEVDFSAVYYRSAQRILAPRESGIGSGADLADKRVCVANGTTAAAPLFALPQRPVVLGVTNWTDCLVALQQGHVDAISGDDPILFGLAEQDRNLHVVGAALGTDAYAVGVAKGSDELVRFVNGVLERMRTDGTWQRIYADRLAVLGPPPGQPVARYVG, encoded by the coding sequence GTGAAAACACGGCTGATCCTGGCCGGATTACTGGCAGGCGCAACGGTTCTGGTGGCCGGGTGTGGTTCCGGTGACCTGCCCGCACCGAGCACCATGGACGCGGTGAACCCGCTCCCCGCGGGCGCCACCGAGATCGCGGCGTCGCCGCAGCCCGCCGGCGAGAGCGGCTGTGACTCCGAGGCGACTTTGCGGCCGCCCGCGCAACAGCCGGGACCCGGTGCGATGCCGCCAGGTTCGCCGATGGCGGCGATCGCCGCGAACGGCAGGCTGCGGGTCGGCGTCGACCAGAACACCTACCTGTTCGGCTTCCGCGATCCGGGCACCGGGCAGTTGCGGGGCTTCGACATCGATATCGCGCGCGAGATCGCCAAGGACATCCTGGGCGACCCGGACAAAATCGAGCTGCGCTCGGTGACTGCCGCAGAGCGCATCTCCGCCCTGCGGGACAAGAAAGTCGACCTGATCGTGCGCACCTTCTCCGCGACGTGCGAGCGGCGCAAGGAGGTGGACTTCTCCGCCGTTTACTACCGCTCGGCCCAGCGCATCCTGGCGCCGCGCGAGTCCGGCATCGGCTCTGGGGCCGACCTGGCGGACAAACGCGTCTGTGTCGCGAACGGGACCACCGCGGCGGCACCGTTGTTCGCTCTGCCCCAGCGCCCCGTCGTCCTCGGCGTCACCAACTGGACCGATTGCCTGGTCGCGCTGCAACAGGGACACGTGGACGCGATCAGCGGTGACGATCCGATCCTGTTCGGCCTGGCCGAGCAGGACCGCAACCTCCATGTGGTCGGCGCGGCCCTCGGCACCGACGCGTACGCGGTCGGCGTGGCCAAGGGCAGCGACGAGCTGGTCCGGTTCGTCAACGGGGTCCTGGAACGGATGCGCACCGACGGCACCTGGCAGCGGATCTACGCCGACCGCCTTGCCGTGCTCGGCCCGCCGCCCGGTCAGCCGGTCGCCAGGTACGTGGGATGA
- a CDS encoding AraC family transcriptional regulator yields MFDRDLRRTTTAGVRVLLALAEERGTAAADALAGTMLPRGAAECTAHQELVVIRNLLARFGTEAALGVAAGSRTGLPLAGPWGLALLSSRTLRDGFDVVTRYLDRVFVSGRLAAEESGGEIRLRFDDSENPPHIRAFLAERILTGAATVCGQLFDGEIAQVRLEFRHAAPPDIRRYRESCGVTPLFGARADIVTFHSRALGAPMPRNHERARAECAQLCRDLLRRRQPRAGVAGGVRDLLVRNPGELPDQIAVANELFMSPRTLSRRLHEEGTSFRALLDEVRQMLSEQLLAYTDMSTEQVAARLGYAEAASFIRAFRRWKGCPPQEFRLHEGRSLPRELAVAAGAH; encoded by the coding sequence ATGTTCGATCGGGATCTGCGCCGGACGACCACCGCCGGTGTGCGCGTGCTGCTCGCGCTCGCCGAGGAGCGCGGAACGGCCGCGGCCGACGCGCTGGCGGGCACCATGCTCCCGCGTGGCGCCGCCGAGTGCACGGCGCACCAGGAATTGGTGGTGATCCGTAATCTGCTGGCCCGCTTCGGTACCGAGGCGGCGCTCGGCGTGGCGGCGGGCAGCAGGACCGGCCTGCCGCTGGCCGGGCCATGGGGTCTGGCGCTGCTCAGCAGTCGCACCCTGCGTGACGGATTCGACGTGGTGACCCGTTATCTCGACCGCGTATTCGTCTCGGGCAGGCTCGCCGCCGAGGAAAGCGGCGGTGAGATCCGGTTACGCTTCGATGATTCAGAGAACCCGCCGCACATACGCGCCTTTCTCGCCGAACGTATTCTCACCGGTGCGGCCACCGTGTGCGGGCAGCTGTTCGACGGGGAAATTGCGCAGGTCCGGCTCGAATTCCGGCACGCGGCGCCGCCGGATATCCGTCGATACCGGGAGAGCTGCGGTGTGACACCGCTTTTCGGCGCGCGCGCCGACATCGTGACATTTCACAGCCGCGCCCTGGGCGCGCCGATGCCGCGAAATCACGAGCGCGCCCGCGCCGAGTGCGCGCAGCTCTGTCGTGACCTGCTGCGCCGCAGGCAGCCTCGGGCCGGCGTCGCGGGTGGTGTCCGTGATCTGCTCGTCCGCAATCCGGGCGAGCTGCCCGATCAGATCGCCGTCGCGAACGAATTGTTCATGAGCCCGCGCACGCTCTCGCGCCGGTTGCACGAGGAGGGCACCTCGTTTCGGGCACTGCTCGACGAGGTGCGTCAGATGTTGTCCGAGCAGCTGCTCGCCTACACCGACATGAGCACCGAGCAGGTCGCGGCGCGCCTCGGCTACGCCGAAGCCGCCTCGTTCATCCGGGCGTTCCGGCGCTGGAAGGGCTGCCCGCCGCAGGAGTTCCGGCTGCACGAGGGACGATCGCTACCGCGTGAGCTCGCGGTGGCGGCGGGCGCGCACTGA
- a CDS encoding alpha/beta hydrolase: MRALRVLALGVVPFGAAAVLIGGCAKDESAASAGSSRAAFYGQRVAWGPCAGGETGTWFSDIVDERVCARVLAPLDYRVSGAVTPESADTVSLAVARLPATATKRGTLVLISGGPGEPGLGMLDMPFPARIREQYDIVAYDPRGVGRSLPAIVCDPNGEDLVEEQDSVTATEDARRRFVESCVTGTGANVLRHIGSDEATDDLDILRGVLGERQLNILAASYGTQVAAMYVDRYPQGYRAAALDGVVDVTEDYTRMRIGQNKGYQDTFDRVAAFCAERLHAGCPLGTDPSEAENVFRDILRSAEQQPVPADEAAPVEPNDILQAVGASFLWPTGWVPFLDALTALRRGDGTAMRRLANDETTEPPHRSPSSTETKGNALTVITCADVAVPTEDRAAKQADEAALYDAATYDDYKPRPAEFPLEACDLWPTPGTARGFQPRRAAGSAPVLFIGTEHDPTTPLGNAERMAEYLDSPLLTREGDGHTFVFGEVNKCIDDLVVGYFDDPEAARRTVCPAEPER, encoded by the coding sequence ATGCGGGCACTGCGGGTTCTGGCCTTGGGGGTCGTGCCGTTCGGGGCCGCGGCGGTGCTGATAGGGGGATGCGCGAAGGACGAGTCGGCGGCGAGCGCGGGGAGCTCCCGCGCGGCGTTCTACGGCCAGCGGGTGGCCTGGGGCCCGTGTGCGGGCGGCGAGACCGGAACCTGGTTCTCCGACATCGTGGACGAGCGCGTCTGCGCCCGGGTGCTGGCGCCGCTCGACTATCGCGTCTCCGGCGCGGTGACCCCGGAATCGGCCGACACGGTGTCGCTCGCGGTGGCGCGGCTGCCCGCCACAGCGACCAAGCGCGGCACGCTCGTGCTGATCAGCGGCGGCCCCGGCGAACCCGGACTCGGCATGCTGGACATGCCGTTCCCCGCGCGGATCCGCGAGCAATATGACATCGTCGCCTACGACCCGCGTGGTGTCGGCCGTTCACTGCCCGCCATCGTGTGTGATCCGAACGGCGAGGACCTCGTGGAGGAACAGGACTCGGTGACCGCCACCGAGGACGCGCGCCGCCGGTTCGTCGAGTCGTGCGTCACCGGTACCGGTGCGAATGTCTTGCGGCACATCGGTTCCGACGAGGCCACCGACGACTTGGACATCCTGCGTGGGGTCTTGGGGGAGCGGCAGCTGAATATCCTTGCGGCGTCCTATGGTACGCAGGTCGCCGCCATGTACGTCGACCGCTATCCGCAGGGGTACCGGGCCGCGGCGCTGGACGGTGTCGTCGATGTCACCGAGGACTACACGCGGATGCGCATCGGCCAGAACAAGGGTTACCAGGACACCTTCGACCGGGTCGCGGCATTCTGTGCCGAGCGGCTGCATGCCGGGTGTCCGCTCGGGACCGATCCGAGCGAGGCCGAGAACGTCTTTCGGGACATTCTTCGTTCCGCCGAGCAGCAGCCGGTCCCCGCGGACGAGGCCGCTCCGGTGGAGCCGAACGACATCCTGCAGGCGGTGGGTGCGAGCTTTCTGTGGCCTACCGGCTGGGTGCCGTTCCTGGACGCGCTGACGGCGCTGCGGCGCGGTGACGGCACCGCGATGCGCAGGCTCGCCAACGACGAGACCACCGAGCCGCCGCACCGCAGCCCCTCGTCGACGGAAACCAAAGGCAATGCGCTGACCGTGATCACGTGCGCCGATGTCGCCGTCCCGACCGAGGACCGCGCGGCCAAGCAGGCCGACGAAGCGGCACTTTACGACGCGGCCACCTACGACGACTACAAGCCGCGCCCGGCCGAATTCCCGCTCGAAGCCTGCGATCTGTGGCCGACACCGGGCACCGCACGGGGCTTTCAGCCGCGCCGCGCGGCGGGCTCGGCGCCCGTGCTGTTCATCGGCACCGAGCACGATCCGACCACGCCGCTCGGCAACGCCGAACGGATGGCCGAGTACCTGGACAGCCCGCTGCTGACCCGCGAGGGCGACGGGCACACCTTCGTCTTCGGCGAGGTCAACAAATGCATCGACGACCTCGTGGTGGGTTACTTCGACGACCCGGAAGCGGCACGCCGCACGGTTTGTCCGGCCGAGCCGGAACGGTAG
- a CDS encoding pentapeptide repeat-containing protein — protein MARELGELSYARYLTALAGELEPEGDYDCVHVDGLELEDADVRHARFGESAFTSVAFHRGSMRHTRFADVWLRNVRWVGTELADTSWLDGELIAGALSGVDFAGARLRRVRFEGCKFDAVNFRTAQLREVSFVECVLRDCDFGDAALHTVTFPGSTLHSTVLRRATLTKVDLRGARALDITEGLDALRGATIDNGQLMELAPALAQHLGIIVRDS, from the coding sequence ATGGCTCGGGAACTCGGGGAGCTGTCGTACGCGCGGTATCTGACGGCGTTGGCGGGTGAGCTCGAACCGGAGGGTGACTACGACTGTGTGCACGTCGACGGGCTCGAGCTAGAGGACGCCGACGTGCGGCACGCGCGCTTCGGGGAGTCGGCGTTCACCTCGGTGGCGTTCCACCGGGGCAGCATGCGTCACACCAGGTTTGCCGATGTGTGGCTGCGTAACGTGCGGTGGGTGGGCACCGAGCTGGCCGACACCAGCTGGCTGGACGGAGAACTGATCGCGGGCGCGCTCTCGGGCGTCGACTTCGCGGGCGCGCGGCTGCGCCGCGTCCGGTTCGAGGGCTGCAAGTTCGACGCGGTCAACTTCCGCACCGCGCAGCTGCGTGAGGTCTCCTTCGTCGAATGCGTGCTGCGGGACTGCGATTTCGGCGACGCCGCGCTGCACACCGTGACCTTTCCCGGCTCGACCCTGCACAGCACGGTCCTGCGCCGCGCCACCCTGACCAAGGTCGATCTGCGCGGCGCCCGCGCACTCGACATCACCGAGGGCCTCGATGCCCTGCGTGGCGCGACCATCGACAACGGGCAACTGATGGAACTGGCCCCCGCCCTGGCCCAGCACCTCGGCATCATCGTCCGCGATTCTTGA
- a CDS encoding serine hydrolase domain-containing protein, translating into MVIDGVVAPGYEAVRDAFVANFAEQGEIGAAVCVYRDGEPVVDLWGGTADPETGRPWQRDTLQLVYSATKGVTTTLAHLLVERGLLDLDAPVARYWPEFAAAGKAGIPVRWLLTHQAGLAALDKPVPLADALAWTPMVEALAAQAPNWPPGTAHGYHGRTFGWLVGAVIRRITGRTVGQFLAEEVAGPFGVEFFIGLPPVEQHRVSRLVFAPKPDLSAVPMESIPAPMRAMIAALRDPESLSNRAFQVTDPAEIDFNAPEVHAAELPASNGIGTARGLARLYAALVGEVDGRRLLSADTLAAAVREQVSGTDEVIMLPNRYATGYMLPSDEIPLGGPGSFGHPGRGGSLAYADPARNLAFAYTPNHIIEQALDLRSRNLVDALETALN; encoded by the coding sequence ATGGTGATCGACGGTGTAGTGGCGCCCGGGTACGAGGCGGTTCGCGACGCGTTCGTGGCGAACTTCGCCGAGCAGGGTGAGATCGGCGCCGCGGTGTGCGTGTACCGCGACGGTGAACCGGTGGTCGATCTGTGGGGCGGCACCGCCGACCCGGAGACGGGCAGGCCGTGGCAGCGCGACACACTGCAGCTGGTCTATTCGGCGACCAAAGGCGTGACGACCACCCTGGCGCACCTGCTCGTCGAGCGCGGTCTGCTCGATCTCGACGCACCCGTCGCCCGGTACTGGCCGGAGTTCGCCGCGGCGGGCAAAGCCGGGATTCCGGTGCGCTGGTTGCTGACCCACCAGGCGGGCCTGGCCGCGCTCGACAAGCCGGTGCCGCTAGCCGACGCGCTGGCCTGGACGCCGATGGTCGAGGCACTCGCGGCGCAGGCGCCGAACTGGCCGCCGGGGACCGCGCACGGCTACCACGGTCGCACCTTCGGCTGGCTGGTCGGTGCGGTCATCCGCCGGATCACCGGCCGCACCGTCGGACAGTTCCTCGCCGAGGAGGTCGCCGGACCGTTCGGCGTCGAGTTCTTCATCGGCCTGCCGCCCGTTGAGCAGCATCGGGTGAGCCGGTTGGTGTTCGCGCCGAAACCGGACCTCAGCGCGGTGCCCATGGAGTCGATCCCGGCGCCGATGCGGGCGATGATCGCGGCGCTGCGCGACCCGGAATCGTTGAGCAACCGCGCCTTTCAGGTCACCGACCCGGCAGAGATCGACTTCAACGCCCCCGAGGTGCACGCCGCTGAGCTGCCCGCGAGCAACGGCATCGGCACCGCACGCGGCCTGGCCCGGCTCTACGCCGCACTCGTCGGCGAGGTGGACGGCCGCCGCCTGCTGAGCGCGGACACCCTCGCCGCCGCAGTGCGCGAACAGGTCAGCGGCACCGACGAAGTCATCATGCTCCCCAACCGCTACGCCACCGGCTACATGCTCCCGAGCGACGAGATCCCACTCGGCGGGCCGGGATCGTTCGGCCATCCCGGCCGCGGCGGGTCCCTCGCCTATGCCGATCCAGCCCGTAACCTCGCCTTCGCCTACACCCCCAACCACATCATCGAGCAAGCCCTCGACCTTCGCTCCCGCAATCTGGTCGACGCACTCGAGACCGCCTTGAACTGA
- a CDS encoding acetyl-CoA carboxylase family protein, whose product MRVAVVNRGEVAVRVVRTAREREWGTVAVHTAEEAAALPVRLADEAVPLPGTGAAAYLDVAAVVAAARQAGPGALVHPGYGFLSESAELAAACAAAELIFVGPSPEVLRIFGDKVAARAAAERAGVPVLPATAAADGVTAIAALLAAHPDGVMVKAVAGGGGRGMRAVRDPALLDETYARCRAEAAAGFGDAAVYAEALITAARHIEVQVVADGVRAVALGDRDCSVQRRHQKLIEIAPAPNLDAALRERLHRDAVRLAESVGGRGVLTVEFLVRGAEAWFLEVNPRLQVEHTVTEEVTGVDLVALQLDLALGRTLADLPVGAADPGLGPRGYAVQARVNAEIVTAGGEVLPSTGTVTEFAAPTGSGVRVDTAAYTGMRQGAQFDSLVAKVITRGATYPAAVRRCSDALAEAVVRGIDTNLALLRAALDVLADGAPVSTSWFEENLAGLIGKASDYVPVTHSDAVAAVESVALGDDESVVRSPMGGTLVSLVEPGAVVPAGAEVAVLEAMKMQHVLRAEQALRVRRHLVEPGATVDPHAPLLIWTPADHDGPVAADAVIALDAIRPDLAEVDDRHRVGLDEARPEAVAKRHRLGRRTARENIADLVDDGSFVEYGALAVAAQRLRRSAEDLIANTPADGLVGGVATVNADRFGADRTRVVVMSYDYTVLAGTQGMRNHAKTDRLLELARAQELPVIFYTEGGGGRPGDTDHGGISGLDVTTFRAMGALSGRVPLVGVVSGRCFAGNAALLGMCDVVIATPDANIGMGGPAMIEGGGLGVYAPEDIGPVEVQRRNGVVHIVAADEAEATRIAQRYLSYFQGSTPEWTAPDHRLSRHVVPDNRLRAFDIRDAIASIADVDSVLELRADWAVGIVTALIRVEGRPYGLIANNCHHLGGAIDAPAADKLSAFLRLCDAHGLPIVSLCDTPGFMVGPDAERDATVTKFSRLFIDAAGMSVPWGTVIVRKGYGLGAQAMAAGSFRAPRFVIAWPTGEIGGMGLEGAVRLGFAKELAAIEDPTERQQAFDNLVALAYANGRALTAATVLELDDVIDPAATRHWIRTLT is encoded by the coding sequence ATGCGCGTGGCGGTGGTGAATCGGGGTGAGGTGGCGGTTCGCGTGGTGCGGACGGCTCGCGAGCGGGAGTGGGGCACGGTCGCGGTGCACACCGCCGAGGAGGCCGCGGCGCTGCCTGTGCGACTCGCGGACGAGGCGGTGCCCCTGCCGGGCACCGGAGCGGCCGCGTACCTGGACGTGGCGGCGGTGGTGGCGGCGGCGCGGCAGGCCGGGCCGGGCGCGCTGGTGCATCCGGGCTACGGATTCCTCAGCGAGAGTGCGGAACTCGCGGCCGCGTGCGCCGCGGCGGAACTGATCTTCGTCGGTCCCTCGCCCGAGGTGCTCAGGATCTTCGGGGACAAGGTGGCCGCGCGGGCGGCGGCCGAGCGCGCGGGCGTGCCGGTGCTGCCCGCCACCGCGGCCGCGGACGGTGTCACGGCGATCGCCGCACTGCTCGCGGCGCACCCGGACGGGGTGATGGTGAAGGCCGTGGCCGGCGGCGGCGGGCGTGGCATGCGCGCGGTGCGTGATCCGGCACTGCTGGACGAGACGTACGCGCGATGCCGCGCGGAAGCGGCCGCCGGGTTCGGCGACGCCGCGGTGTACGCCGAAGCGTTGATCACGGCCGCCCGGCATATCGAGGTGCAGGTGGTCGCCGACGGTGTGCGCGCGGTCGCGCTCGGCGACCGCGACTGCAGCGTCCAGCGCCGCCACCAGAAACTGATCGAGATCGCGCCCGCCCCGAATCTCGATGCGGCGCTGCGGGAACGGCTGCACCGCGACGCCGTCCGCCTGGCCGAGTCGGTCGGCGGCCGCGGCGTGCTCACGGTCGAATTCCTGGTGCGCGGTGCCGAGGCGTGGTTCCTCGAGGTCAACCCGCGACTGCAGGTCGAGCACACGGTGACCGAGGAGGTCACGGGTGTCGACCTGGTCGCACTCCAACTGGATCTGGCGCTCGGCCGCACCCTCGCCGACCTGCCGGTCGGTGCCGCCGATCCGGGCCTCGGGCCGCGTGGCTACGCGGTGCAGGCCCGGGTGAACGCCGAGATCGTCACGGCGGGTGGGGAAGTGCTGCCGAGCACCGGCACCGTGACCGAGTTCGCCGCGCCGACCGGCTCGGGGGTGCGGGTCGACACGGCCGCCTACACCGGGATGCGGCAAGGGGCGCAATTCGATTCGCTGGTCGCCAAGGTGATCACCCGGGGCGCGACCTATCCCGCCGCGGTGCGGCGGTGTTCGGACGCGCTGGCCGAAGCCGTGGTGCGCGGCATCGATACGAATCTGGCGCTGCTGCGCGCGGCACTCGACGTTCTCGCCGACGGCGCGCCGGTGTCCACCTCGTGGTTCGAGGAGAACCTGGCCGGTCTGATCGGGAAGGCGAGTGACTATGTGCCGGTGACGCATTCGGACGCGGTCGCGGCGGTCGAGTCGGTCGCGCTCGGCGACGACGAGTCCGTGGTGCGCTCGCCGATGGGCGGCACGCTGGTCAGCCTGGTCGAACCGGGCGCGGTCGTGCCTGCGGGCGCCGAGGTCGCGGTGCTCGAGGCGATGAAGATGCAGCACGTGCTGCGCGCCGAGCAGGCGTTGCGGGTGCGGCGGCACCTGGTCGAGCCCGGTGCGACGGTGGATCCGCATGCGCCGCTGCTGATCTGGACGCCGGCCGACCACGACGGGCCGGTCGCCGCCGACGCGGTGATCGCTCTCGATGCGATCCGCCCCGATCTCGCCGAGGTCGACGACCGGCACCGGGTCGGCCTGGACGAGGCGCGGCCCGAGGCCGTCGCCAAACGGCACCGGCTCGGCAGGCGCACCGCCCGCGAGAACATCGCGGATCTGGTCGACGACGGCAGCTTCGTCGAGTACGGCGCGCTCGCGGTCGCCGCGCAGCGGTTGCGTCGCAGTGCGGAGGATCTGATCGCGAACACCCCGGCGGACGGTCTGGTCGGGGGAGTGGCCACCGTCAACGCCGATCGGTTCGGCGCGGACCGCACCAGGGTGGTCGTCATGTCCTACGACTACACGGTGCTGGCGGGAACCCAGGGCATGCGCAATCACGCCAAGACCGATCGTCTGCTGGAACTGGCTCGCGCCCAAGAACTTCCGGTGATCTTCTACACCGAGGGCGGCGGTGGCAGGCCCGGCGATACGGACCACGGCGGCATCTCCGGCCTCGACGTCACCACCTTCCGCGCCATGGGCGCGCTGTCGGGGCGGGTGCCGCTGGTCGGCGTGGTCTCCGGTCGCTGTTTCGCGGGCAACGCCGCGCTGCTCGGCATGTGCGATGTCGTGATCGCCACGCCCGACGCCAATATCGGCATGGGTGGCCCGGCCATGATCGAGGGTGGTGGCCTCGGCGTCTACGCGCCGGAGGACATCGGCCCGGTCGAGGTGCAGCGGCGCAACGGCGTGGTGCACATCGTCGCCGCCGACGAGGCCGAGGCGACCCGAATCGCCCAGCGGTATCTGTCCTACTTCCAAGGGTCGACGCCGGAGTGGACCGCACCCGACCACCGGCTGTCCCGGCACGTGGTGCCGGATAATCGCCTGCGCGCCTTCGATATCCGGGACGCCATCGCCTCGATCGCCGACGTGGACTCCGTGCTAGAGCTGCGCGCGGACTGGGCCGTCGGCATCGTCACCGCGCTCATCCGCGTCGAAGGGCGCCCCTACGGACTGATCGCCAACAACTGCCACCATCTCGGCGGGGCCATCGACGCACCCGCCGCCGACAAACTCAGCGCCTTCCTCCGGCTATGCGACGCCCACGGGCTGCCCATCGTCTCCCTGTGCGACACACCGGGTTTCATGGTCGGGCCGGATGCCGAACGCGACGCCACCGTCACCAAGTTCAGCCGCCTTTTCATCGACGCTGCGGGCATGTCCGTGCCGTGGGGCACCGTCATCGTCCGCAAGGGCTACGGGCTGGGCGCACAAGCCATGGCAGCCGGGTCTTTTCGCGCACCGCGCTTCGTCATCGCCTGGCCCACCGGCGAAATCGGCGGCATGGGCTTGGAAGGCGCGGTGCGCCTAGGCTTCGCCAAAGAGCTGGCGGCCATCGAGGACCCGACCGAACGACAGCAGGCCTTCGACAACCTCGTCGCCCTCGCCTACGCCAACGGCCGCGCCCTGACCGCCGCCACCGTCCTCGAACTCGACGACGTGATCGACCCCGCCGCCACCCGCCATTGGATCCGCACCCTCACGTGA
- a CDS encoding flavin-containing monooxygenase, whose amino-acid sequence MTRHVDVLIIGAGLSGIGMACHLTREQTGRSYAILERRTAIGGTWDLFKYPGIRSDSDMYTFGYGFRPWNGTKVLADGPHIRQYVEDTAAEYGVTEHIHFGRKVTTARWSSATETWTVEALDEQTGAVETFTSNFLVGCTGYYDYDNGYLPEFPGAADFGGQIVHPQHWPEDLDYRGKKVVVIGSGATAITLIPAMSDDAAHVTMLQRSPTYITTLPANDPVAVGMKLAKVPDKVAYRIGRARNIALQRASFELSRTNPAASRRVLLAAVRAQIGNKIDMRHFTPSYNPWDQRLCVVPNGDLFRVLRSSKASIVTDRIETFTERGIRLASGEELAADIVVSATGLRVQMLGGATLEIDGEPVVTRDRVVYKGTMLDGVPNAMMVLGYTNASWTLKADLAAEYFCRVLNHMREHGYTRMEAIAEEGDRSPDSVMGGALTSGYIQRGDAVMPRQGTRGPWQVINSYFRDRKMLRKAPLDDGVLTFTRASHAAEARPLVATRTA is encoded by the coding sequence ATGACGCGGCATGTCGACGTACTGATCATCGGTGCCGGGCTTTCCGGAATCGGTATGGCCTGCCACCTGACGCGCGAGCAGACCGGACGCAGCTACGCCATCCTGGAGCGCCGCACCGCGATCGGTGGCACCTGGGACCTGTTCAAGTACCCGGGCATCAGGTCCGACTCGGACATGTACACCTTCGGCTACGGCTTCCGCCCGTGGAACGGCACCAAGGTGCTCGCCGACGGGCCGCACATCCGGCAGTACGTCGAGGACACGGCCGCCGAATACGGCGTCACCGAGCACATCCACTTCGGTCGCAAGGTGACCACCGCCCGCTGGTCCAGCGCGACCGAGACCTGGACGGTCGAGGCGCTCGACGAGCAGACCGGCGCGGTCGAGACCTTCACCAGCAATTTCCTGGTCGGCTGCACCGGCTACTACGACTACGACAACGGCTACCTCCCCGAGTTCCCCGGTGCGGCGGACTTCGGCGGGCAGATCGTGCACCCGCAGCACTGGCCGGAGGACCTCGACTACCGGGGCAAGAAGGTCGTGGTGATCGGCAGCGGCGCGACCGCGATTACCCTGATCCCCGCGATGAGCGACGACGCCGCGCACGTCACCATGCTGCAGCGCTCGCCCACCTACATCACCACGCTGCCGGCCAACGACCCGGTCGCGGTCGGCATGAAGCTGGCCAAGGTGCCCGACAAGGTGGCCTACCGGATCGGACGGGCCCGCAATATCGCCTTGCAGCGCGCCAGTTTCGAACTCTCGCGCACCAATCCAGCCGCCTCGCGCCGGGTGCTGCTCGCCGCGGTGCGGGCCCAGATCGGCAACAAGATCGATATGCGGCACTTCACGCCGTCCTACAACCCGTGGGATCAGCGCCTGTGCGTCGTGCCCAACGGTGATCTGTTCCGGGTGTTGCGCAGCAGTAAGGCGTCCATCGTCACCGATCGCATCGAGACCTTCACCGAGCGCGGTATCCGGCTCGCGTCCGGGGAAGAACTGGCCGCCGACATCGTGGTGAGCGCGACCGGGCTGCGGGTGCAGATGCTGGGCGGGGCGACCCTGGAGATCGATGGCGAGCCCGTCGTCACCCGTGACCGGGTCGTTTACAAGGGCACGATGCTCGACGGCGTCCCGAACGCGATGATGGTGCTCGGCTACACCAACGCGTCCTGGACCCTGAAGGCCGACCTGGCCGCCGAGTACTTCTGCCGGGTGCTCAACCACATGCGCGAGCACGGCTACACCAGGATGGAGGCGATCGCCGAGGAGGGCGACCGTTCCCCCGATTCGGTCATGGGCGGCGCCCTCACCTCGGGATACATCCAGCGCGGCGACGCGGTCATGCCGCGCCAGGGCACCCGCGGCCCCTGGCAGGTCATCAACAGCTACTTCCGTGACCGCAAGATGCTGCGCAAGGCGCCCCTGGACGACGGCGTCCTCACCTTCACCCGCGCGTCGCACGCCGCCGAAGCGCGTCCACTGGTGGCCACCCGCACCGCGTAA
- a CDS encoding ABC transporter permease translates to MLSPLVLVLAWQLASATGALPERLLASPITIVHTTGELLGAGTLQEAVAVSLGRATTGFAVGAALGIGLAVLAGLSTVGEYVVDPPMQMLRTVPFYGLIPLLILWFGIGELPKVVLVAFGAAIPLYLNTFAGIRGVDGKLAELARVQRLSRLALLGHIVLPGALPQTLVGLRQSLGVAWLALIVAEQVNADAGLGFLINDAREFLRTDVIVVGLLVYCVLGLLTDALVRLIERKALAWRRGFLGQ, encoded by the coding sequence GTGCTCAGCCCGCTCGTGCTGGTGCTCGCCTGGCAGCTCGCCAGCGCCACCGGCGCCCTCCCGGAACGGCTGCTCGCCTCGCCGATAACAATCGTGCACACCACCGGCGAGTTGCTCGGCGCGGGCACCCTGCAGGAGGCGGTCGCGGTCTCGCTCGGGCGCGCGACGACCGGTTTCGCCGTCGGCGCGGCGCTCGGCATCGGCCTTGCCGTGCTGGCCGGGCTGAGCACGGTCGGCGAATACGTGGTCGATCCGCCGATGCAGATGCTGCGCACGGTGCCCTTCTACGGGTTGATCCCGCTGCTCATCCTGTGGTTCGGCATCGGCGAGCTGCCCAAGGTGGTGCTGGTTGCCTTCGGCGCGGCGATTCCGTTGTACCTCAACACCTTCGCGGGCATCCGCGGCGTGGACGGCAAGCTGGCCGAGCTCGCCAGGGTGCAGCGGCTCAGCCGCCTCGCCCTGCTCGGGCACATCGTGCTGCCCGGTGCGCTGCCGCAGACCCTGGTCGGCCTGCGGCAGTCCCTCGGTGTGGCGTGGCTGGCCCTGATCGTGGCCGAACAGGTGAACGCCGACGCCGGGCTCGGCTTCCTGATCAACGACGCCCGCGAATTCCTGCGGACCGACGTGATCGTCGTCGGCCTGCTGGTGTACTGCGTGCTCGGTCTGCTGACCGACGCGCTGGTCCGATTGATCGAGCGGAAGGCGCTGGCATGGCGACGCGGATTTCTGGGGCAGTGA